One Bacteroidia bacterium genomic region harbors:
- a CDS encoding TonB-dependent receptor, with amino-acid sequence MYSDVLAQKYTISGYVKDAKNGEELIGASIFIVERNTGVYTNEYGFYSITLPAGSYTLLYRYVSFQEQKKIIELNKNQQLNIELSGEGSVVEDVVIEEKRSDIDIKDPGMSVLSVDVAKIKTVPVLFGETDILKTIQLLPGIQTAGEGSTGFNVRGGGTDQNLILLDEATVYNASHLMGFFSVFNADAIKDIDVYKGGIPAKYGGRLSSLLDIRMREGNLKKYSGTGGIGTIASRFTFEGPIVKDKGSFIVSARRTYGDLFLKLSPKESIRKNQLYFYDFNVKANYRINDNNRIFLSGYFGRDVFKFGNAFKFDWGNATATARWNHLFTEKLFSNITLIYSNFDYGFGVNFSESQNFTAISRIQDYSIKGDLSYFITPKHKLYFGAISTYHRFNPGAIKPSGDISIVNSTQMDVKDALETAIYGDFDFKINDRFAVRAGLRGTIFHNFGPGTEYTYNPNNPADIDTLKFKRGELINSFVGLEPRVSAAYNFNENQSIKASYGRTLQFVHQISNSATTLPVDVWMPSGYHIKPQIGDQYAIGYFINFNKMFDGSIETYYKFMQNQIDYRDGANLFYNDTLERELRVGTGQSYGVELFFRKNTGKLNGWISYTLAKTTRTIPGINNGETYPVKNDRRHNLSIVASYNLNKRHAFGATFVLMSGTPATFPVGSYIYDNRLVPVYGYRNQYRMPAYHRLDISYTLYSKEKPNRKWSHYWNFSIYNVYNRANAYSITLREKDTADRPIFYDPPTNTNPPPPPVLKSEAVKVTLFKIIPAITWNFQF; translated from the coding sequence GTGTATTCTGATGTTCTTGCACAAAAATACACTATTTCAGGATATGTAAAAGACGCTAAGAACGGAGAAGAGCTAATTGGAGCTTCTATTTTTATAGTGGAGCGTAACACGGGAGTTTATACCAATGAATATGGTTTTTACTCAATTACTTTACCAGCAGGAAGTTATACATTGTTGTATCGTTATGTTAGTTTTCAAGAACAAAAGAAAATTATTGAATTAAATAAAAATCAGCAACTTAACATTGAGCTTTCCGGCGAAGGAAGTGTGGTAGAAGATGTGGTTATTGAGGAAAAACGCAGCGATATAGATATTAAGGATCCAGGGATGAGCGTTTTAAGTGTGGATGTTGCGAAGATCAAGACTGTACCGGTTTTATTTGGGGAAACAGATATTCTAAAAACGATACAACTTTTGCCAGGGATTCAAACGGCAGGTGAAGGAAGCACCGGTTTTAATGTACGGGGAGGAGGAACAGACCAAAATCTAATATTACTTGACGAAGCAACCGTTTACAATGCCTCTCACTTAATGGGTTTTTTTTCTGTGTTTAATGCAGATGCAATCAAAGATATTGACGTTTACAAGGGTGGGATTCCGGCAAAATATGGAGGCCGGTTGTCCTCTTTGTTAGACATTCGGATGCGAGAGGGAAACTTAAAAAAATATTCCGGAACCGGAGGCATCGGAACTATAGCCAGCCGATTCACGTTTGAAGGCCCAATCGTTAAGGATAAAGGCTCTTTTATAGTTTCTGCCAGAAGAACTTACGGAGATTTATTTTTAAAATTATCTCCCAAAGAGAGTATTCGGAAGAACCAATTGTATTTCTATGATTTTAATGTTAAAGCAAATTACCGCATCAATGATAACAACCGTATTTTTTTAAGCGGTTACTTTGGCAGAGATGTGTTTAAATTTGGAAACGCATTTAAGTTTGACTGGGGTAATGCAACGGCAACTGCCCGCTGGAATCACCTATTTACAGAAAAACTATTTTCTAATATCACGCTGATTTATAGCAACTTTGATTATGGATTTGGCGTTAATTTTTCTGAATCTCAAAACTTTACGGCTATTTCTCGTATTCAAGATTATAGTATTAAAGGAGATTTAAGCTATTTTATTACTCCTAAGCATAAGCTGTATTTTGGGGCAATTTCTACCTATCATCGTTTTAATCCGGGTGCTATTAAGCCGTCTGGTGATATTTCGATAGTAAACTCAACCCAAATGGACGTTAAAGATGCCTTAGAAACAGCTATTTATGGTGATTTTGACTTTAAGATAAACGACCGTTTTGCCGTGAGAGCCGGCTTACGAGGGACTATATTCCATAACTTTGGTCCCGGTACAGAATATACATACAACCCCAATAACCCCGCAGATATAGACACCCTTAAATTCAAAAGGGGAGAACTCATTAATTCCTTTGTTGGGCTTGAACCGAGGGTTTCTGCTGCCTATAATTTTAATGAAAATCAATCTATTAAAGCATCTTATGGCAGAACGTTGCAATTCGTTCATCAAATTTCAAATTCTGCTACTACACTGCCCGTTGATGTCTGGATGCCAAGCGGATACCATATCAAGCCCCAAATAGGCGATCAGTACGCAATAGGCTACTTTATTAATTTTAATAAAATGTTCGATGGCTCTATTGAAACATATTATAAGTTTATGCAAAACCAAATAGATTACCGAGATGGAGCCAACTTGTTTTATAATGATACGTTAGAGCGGGAGCTTCGTGTGGGAACGGGGCAGAGCTATGGCGTTGAGTTATTTTTTCGGAAAAACACCGGAAAGCTAAATGGCTGGATTTCATATACTTTGGCAAAAACAACACGTACTATTCCGGGAATTAACAACGGAGAGACTTACCCTGTTAAGAATGACCGCCGCCATAACTTATCCATTGTAGCTTCCTATAACCTGAATAAACGCCATGCTTTTGGTGCTACGTTTGTACTTATGTCCGGAACTCCAGCAACATTTCCAGTTGGTAGCTATATCTACGATAATCGTTTGGTTCCTGTGTATGGCTATCGTAACCAATATCGTATGCCGGCGTACCACCGTTTGGATATTTCTTATACGCTTTATAGTAAAGAGAAACCCAATCGAAAATGGTCTCATTACTGGAATTTCTCTATCTACAATGTTTATAATCGCGCTAACGCTTATTCTATCACTTTGAGAGAAAAGGATACCGCAGATAGACCTATATTTTATGATCCTCCCACAAATACAAACCCACCGCCACCCCCAGTTCTAAAAAGCGAAGCGGTTAAGGTTACATTGTTTAAGATTATTCCTGCTATTACTTGGAACTTTCAGTTTTAA